The DNA segment ACCACCAGCATTTGCCGAGGCAATATTCTCAGCACCACCGGGCAATTGCAGCTCAGTACCAGGCATAATCAGACGAGGATTCTGCCCAATCAATCCCTCATTGAGTTTATAAATCTCACCCCAGCGAGTGCTATCGCCGAAATGCTTACCGGCAATATCCCACAAGTTATCCCCTGACTGCACTTTGAGCTGGCAGTCTCAGTCGAGGCATCAGCACTAGTGGCGTCCGATTGAGCATCCGTATTGCCCTCACCACCACTACCGGCATTATCCATAGCACCATCTGTGCCTGGTGCCACAGTCTGGCCCTGAGGCGCAGGAGACTGCTGTAGCAAGTGACTATTATCCGGCACAGCTTGCGGTGTCGCTGGCATGGGCGTGATCGTCGAGCTAAAACCGCCAGTGGGATCCATGGCTACCAAACTGCCATCTCTAAAATGATTATTTGGATCAAAGTTGATATTAAAGCCTTTCTCAAACATTGGCTTAGCAACATCAGCACCACCACCGACATTGAGGCTTGGCGCATGAGCAAAACTATCACCTAATGGGCGACTGGCTGAGCTAAACCAATCAGGTGAGCCACTGCCTGTCGTAGCATCGCCGAGGGCACTATCAAAACCGCCACCATCACCCAGTGTCTCAAGTATAGGTGCATCATCAGGCAACAAACTCAAATCGATACCGAGATGATCACCAGCACCGTCCATGACACCACCGAGTAATCGCCACCGAGCCCCTGATCAAAAGCCGATAAAAGATCAGGACCGCCAAAAAAGCTGCCCAAAAACTCAAAGAAGTTGGACAGCAGACTCATATGCCCGGGCATCTTAGTGATCATATTAATGAGCGGCGAAACCTGCTCTGCGCCAGGCATCGCCGGCACACCGAGGGCAGACTCAGCGCCTGGAGGCAACATTGCAGTGGCCTCCACACCCTTGGGCAGGGGCATGTCTGGCAAAAATGAATTAGCACTAGATGGCTTAAAGAAGTTTGTAGCAGCCGAAATATCCTTTGGGCTGCTTAGCTGACTCTGTAATTCAACCGGCACGCCTCTCTGTGCCTCCGCAAATTGCGTGGCCTCAGGGATACCGTCTGACGGTAGGGCGCGGTCTATTGGCATCGAGTAGTAAATTAATCGAGGAAAACGCCATCATTGCTCAAAAAACGCAGGCAGTCAAGCACTAATGTCATCCAGATAACATGTTACAGCGCCAGCAAAATAGCCTGGTCACAAATAGGTCACACAAAGGTCACCCCTTGGTTTTAATGCGGCGATATTGTACTTGCATCGACCGCCACACAATTTTCTAACCAAGGACAATTACCATGCAAGTAGAATCAGCGCGAATCCAGGACAATGCAGCCCTTACCAATGTAAATGCCGGTGATAACAAAACCGTACAACAAAAGGTCTATGACGAGTTGTTTGGTCAAAAAGGTGACGGCACGAAAAGGAACGAGACATCAGGTGCTGCCTCTGTAATGGAAACTGGTTTAGATGCACTAAAACACATCAAACAAATGGAATCATCAAACCATAAAATCAATCCTGACGCCTTGGGATTTGGTACCTGCACAATCGAGAAAGACACTGGCGCTAAAGTTTGCCGCCTCAATGACGGAGACATTATTGTCAAGCCAATGCAAAAACCTTCAAAGGTGATGATTCCAGAAACGAACAAACAAGCCAGCACAATCCATTCGGTAAGCCTAACAAGGGTGATGCGGTGATTGCGACTTGCCATCCAAGCCTCACGAGCTCAAATCACCAGACAAGCCTGATCGTCAAGCCAAAATCAAAGAATACCTGAAACAAAATCACTAGGATTTACTCGAGCCTGCCATCATCAATCTAGACCACGCAATCTAGATTGATGATGGCTGCGGTGGGTTTAATATGCCAAGTTACTAACAACCGCTGAGCAAAAGCCGAAGACAAATTGAAAATCTGAGAGTGTTTTACAGCTCTCAACTCAGATTAGCCAGCACGCATCCTGTAACCGACCTTGGCAATCGTCTCAATCATCGACTTACTTTCTTCCTCACCAGCATCTATTTTTTTGCGTATCCTTTTGATTGCAGTGCGCAGCCCCTCTGGGCTGGCATCGGAATCAGAAGCCCAGACTCTGGCAATTAGAGATTCACCGCTAAAAACCTCACCCTTGTGCCGGAGCAAAAACTCCAGAAGTGCAAAGTCTTTAGGTTGCAAATGCACTTCCTCGCCACCAACTAGTACAAGATGTTTAGAGGCGTCTAGCTCGATGGTACCAGCCTTAAGCACTCCAGTATTGTAAATAGCTGGACGGCGCAAGAGGGCGCGCACACGGGCACCAAGCTCCCTCACAGAAAAAGGTTTGGTCAGGTAGTCATCGGCACCACCCTCCAATCCAGTCTCTTTATCAGTAAATTCCGACTTGCCGGTCAACATTATTACGGGATTCATGCCACCATCAGCTCTAAATTGACGCAAGACCTCGATGCCCGTGCGACCAGGCAGGTCCCAATCCAGCACAATCACATCATAGCTAGCAAGCTTGAGCAAGTCAGCAGCAGCGTTTCCATCATGTGCTACTTCCACTGTATAACGTTCATTAATGAGCCAACTGGAGACCATGTCCGCCAGATCTTCATCGTCTTCTACTAATAATACTTTTGGCATAACCCTTGATTCTCAAAGCTACTTGATTGTATTCCCATCTGATTTAATCACTAATCCCCAGGGAATAATTCCCAAATGCTGAGTCTTTCAAGCTTAAGAGCCAAAATATTTATTCTAATTTCGGTGCCACTGGCATTGCAATTGGCGCTGGTGGGGGTTGTAGCTTCTCTACAAAACCAGGCTGAAGACGAAGCCAGACGAGCGGAAATCTCTCGAAAAATATCAGACGAAGTAGTGGAGCTGACGCGCGATATCCTCTCTGTGCGCAGTAACTTTGGCACAGCAGACTCAGTACATCTCAATCCAGTCTTGGGTACTGAATATCAGACACTAGCGGAGAGCATTGAAGCGCATTTTAAAAACTTGAGAAGCCTGACCCAAAGCAATCTGGAAATATCGCGCGCACTCAATCGCACCATTACAACTGTGCATGAAGCAGAAGATCAACTAACCGAAGCACGTAAGGCATTTGTAGAGCCAAACGCTCAGAAAGTCCAAGTCGTCTTGCTGAATACAAAAAACTCGTAGAAGCAACAACAAGGCTATCAAAAGAGCTCTTTAGCCTTGGTAATGCGGGCAGAGATATAGCCCAAGCCAGCCCAGAGAAACAGCGCAAATACAGAGAAGAAGTACAGACCCTGCTCATAGCTGGCGGCTGTGCAAATATTTTACTCACACTTATCCTTGGGCTTTTACTGACGCGCAGCATCATCAATCGTCTCAATATAATCAACGATAATAGTTTTAGGTTAGCTAGCAACAGACCACTCAATCCGCCTATGATTGGCGCAGACGAAATAACAAGAGTTGATGCGATCTTTCACCAGATGGCAACTGAGCTAAAACGTGCAGCCAATAAAGAAAAAGCGATACTAGAAAGCGCCTATGACTGCATCTGTTCGCTTGACTCAGATCTCCATTTTGTCACCGCCAACGGTGCCAGCGAGGACTTTTTTGCAGTGCCAAGCGATGAAATTGTCATGCACTCACTGACAGACTTTATTGAAAGTGGTGATATCACTGCAGCGTTTAATTTTAGAGACGAAGCGAAAAACGGCCGACTACCAAGGCCGATTAAACTAACGATAAAGAGACAAGATGGCGAATCAAAGCAGGTGCTCTGGTCGGCGCGCTGGGCCCCTTATGAGGGCAACGCTGGAGAGTTATTCAGTATATTCCATGATGTTACCGAGCAAAGCCGCGCCGAAGAACTCAAACAAGAAGTAGTGGCAATGGTCACTCACGATTTGCGGACACCGCTTATGACCATACAGACATTTTTAACGATGCTTGCAGATGGCTTTTATCAGAACCAATTAGCAACAAGCACTGACAGTGAGAGGTCCCAGAGGCACTTACTGGGGGCTCAACGCGGTTGCAATAGAATGATGATACTGATACGCGATCTGATTGACATCGAAAAAATCAAATCAGGCAACATGCAGACTAACCCCAAAACGATCGCAGTCAAAGACGTATTTGAAAACGTCATCGAGGAGACCGCGCCGTATGCAAGTGAAATGAAAGTTGTCGTCAAATACAAACCAACCAAGTCAACTGTCATAGCTGACGAAGAGATGCTCTATAGAGTGGTAACAAATCTAGTATCAAATGCTATAAAATTCACCCCCCACA comes from the Candidatus Obscuribacter sp. genome and includes:
- a CDS encoding response regulator transcription factor, producing MPKVLLVEDDEDLADMVSSWLINERYTVEVAHDGNAAADLLKLASYDVIVLDWDLPGRTGIEVLRQFRADGGMNPVIMLTGKSEFTDKETGLEGGADDYLTKPFSVRELGARVRALLRRPAIYNTGVLKAGTIELDASKHLVLVGGEEVHLQPKDFALLEFLLRHKGEVFSGESLIARVWASDSDASPEGLRTAIKRIRKKIDAGEEESKSMIETIAKVGYRMRAG
- a CDS encoding PAS domain-containing sensor histidine kinase, whose product is MATELKRAANKEKAILESAYDCICSLDSDLHFVTANGASEDFFAVPSDEIVMHSLTDFIESGDITAAFNFRDEAKNGRLPRPIKLTIKRQDGESKQVLWSARWAPYEGNAGELFSIFHDVTEQSRAEELKQEVVAMVTHDLRTPLMTIQTFLTMLADGFYQNQLATSTDSERSQRHLLGAQRGCNRMMILIRDLIDIEKIKSGNMQTNPKTIAVKDVFENVIEETAPYASEMKVVVKYKPTKSTVIADEEMLYRVVTNLVSNAIKFTPHNGTVTLSARNSGNTVTFSVADQGPGLEPHMLTKVFDRFQQAANQTAKSRGGSGLGLTICKAIVHLHQGKIWVESVVGEGSEFFFTIPKA